Proteins from a genomic interval of Patescibacteria group bacterium:
- a CDS encoding heme-binding protein: MATETPKYKILKSSGKCELRSYAKSIIASVLVDATEHGSAGSEAFGILADYIFGNNTTRASIAMTTPVASQQLSSEKIAMTAPVSTSQTKAGHYSVSFTMPSSYSLSSLPKPNNSQVIVAARDPYQAVVIKFSGYTTEEKINKKTAELKAWAESLNISTEGPVSVLRYDAPYKPGFLRHNEISLKVAFEPTNKPPS, encoded by the coding sequence ATGGCTACTGAAACACCCAAATACAAAATACTAAAGTCTTCTGGCAAATGTGAGCTGCGTAGCTACGCCAAAAGCATAATTGCTAGCGTACTAGTAGATGCCACCGAGCACGGCAGCGCTGGCAGTGAGGCTTTTGGTATACTGGCCGATTATATTTTCGGTAACAATACGACGCGGGCCAGTATCGCTATGACCACTCCTGTGGCTAGTCAACAGCTAAGCTCTGAAAAAATTGCCATGACCGCACCTGTTAGCACTAGCCAAACCAAGGCTGGCCATTATAGCGTGAGTTTTACTATGCCATCTAGCTATAGCTTGAGTTCGCTTCCTAAGCCAAATAATAGCCAGGTCATAGTTGCCGCTAGAGACCCTTATCAGGCTGTGGTGATAAAATTTTCTGGCTATACGACTGAGGAAAAAATTAATAAAAAGACCGCCGAGCTAAAAGCTTGGGCGGAATCATTAAATATATCTACCGAAGGCCCAGTGAGTGTTTTGCGCTACGATGCGCCCTACAAGCCTGGGTTTTTACGCCATAACGAAATTTCCCTGAAAGTAGCCTTCGAGCCTACTAATAAACCTCCATCATAA